The proteins below come from a single Necator americanus strain Aroian chromosome V, whole genome shotgun sequence genomic window:
- a CDS encoding hypothetical protein (NECATOR_CHRV.G18973.T1) encodes MLFLLSILATVFTMAYGVSKSQPADDDLFLALDKELEDFLTRALDVGSSKIERDELQNTEGSGESQLITPTGTSHTTHEPDSQLNTTMSSSPSIGASSDEANRETVQVQPSFSTVATHTLTEPEVARTVADRIVETNLDEFLNSTESLQATSGVSTQSITTINFLTTQTDFSFFLTTSATPTTIAERMPQIIVRDANHTVVGCIAEATCYSDSDCEQGVCLGALLGKCNCHACVANANCENDSNCGGLRKACQDGICRCAHALALHGFPLYIEALTKFCSQRTCLETTDSCFGLPCGRGICSCN; translated from the exons ATGCTTTTCTTGCTGTCCATTCTTGCTACAG ttttcaCAATGGCCTATGGCGTATCAAAATCACAACCGGCTGATGATGATCTGTTCCTTGCGTTAGACAAAGAACTGGAAGACTTCCTCACTAGAGCACTTGATGTTGGGTCGTCGAAAATAGAACGCGACGAGCTTCAGAATACCGAAGGAAGTGGAGAATCGCAATTGATTACACCGACTGGGACGTCTCACACTACACACGAACCCGATTCCCAATTAAATACTACTATGTCATCTTCACCAAGCATTGGAGCCTCCTCGGACGAAGCAAACAGAGAAACGGTGCAAGTACAACCATCCTTCTCAACAGTAGCTACACATACGCTTACTGAGCCGGAAGTGGCAAGGACCGTGGCGGACCGCATTGTGGAGACGAATCTGGATGAGTTTCTAAACTCAACTGAATCTCTTCAAGCGACATCTGGAGTTTCCACTCAGTCGATAACCACCATCAATTTTTTAACAACACAAAcagatttctcatttttccttaCCACCAGTGCGACTCCGACAACGATCGCTGAGAGAATGCCACAAATAATCGTACGTGACGCAAATCACACCGTCGTGGGATGCATCGCTGAAGCTACTTGCTATTCAGACAGTGATTGTGAACAG GGCGTTTGCCTTGGAGCTCTTCTCGGAAAGTGCAACTGTCATGCATGCGTGGCAAATGCTAACTGCGAAAACGACTCGAACTGTGGAGGATTGCGAAAGGCTTGTCAGGATGGGATTTGCAGATGTGCTCAC GCTCTTGCCTTACATGGTTTTCCACTTTACATAGAAGCTTTAACGAAGTTCTGTTCACAACGGACATGTTTGGAAACGACTGATTCTTGCTTTGGACTACCGTGCGGGCGCGGTATATGCTCATGTAATTAA
- a CDS encoding hypothetical protein (NECATOR_CHRV.G18974.T1), with translation MFALSLAIILTSSSFGYAVHNTVNTWNGLLQYDEDWGYADIRTGAHTFWWLYAVKPANNRPLILWLQGGPGASSTGFGNFEETGPKLMNSSDNMATWLQLADMVYVDNPVGSGFSYVEETGSYTKNVAEIGQDLLAWLQKFLAVHPEYRTRPFFIFCESYGGKMSAEFARVITEEIAAGNLRLNFRGVALGDSWISAMDYVNSWGEFLYANSYLDSNQLARVNAEAKNCQKNVDQNQWKQATTCWGNMEDLIGAETGGVSWYNILKYGGQDDWSKKRRKRSTFAVMDRLFNRHVGFYQKDALSNYMDTTVREKLGIIPNTVKFGAQSSAVFNMQSEDFMKPNWDTVDGLLNNGTNVIVYNGNLDLICDSIGTEMWMNRLTWSGMKSFTTATKTKFSTKSFPLAGFRKRHNNLSFYLILRGGHMVAYDTPEAAIHVVEQVIKDYSS, from the exons ATGTTTGCCCTTTCGTTGGCGATAATTTTAACCAGTAGTTCGTTTGGCTACGCTGTACATAACACAGTTAACACGTGGAATGGACTTCTGCAA TACGATGAAGACTGGGGCTATGCGGATATACGTACTGGCGCTCACACCTTTTGGTGGTTGTACGCTGTGAAGCCCGCTAATAATCGGCCGCTTATTCTCTGGCTTCAG GGAGGACCAGGAGCATCCAGCACAGGTTTTGGCAATTTTGAGGAGACTGGCCCAAAATTGATGAACTCATCAGATAATATGGCTACGTGG CTTCAACTTGCTGATATGGTTTATGTGGACAATCCTGTTGGCTCAGGCTTCTCGTACGTCGAAGAGACCGGCTCATATACGAAAAATGTTGCCGAAATTGGACAAGATCTGCTCGCTTGGCTGCAAAAATTCCTTGCCGTTCATCCTGAGTACCGTACTCGCCCGTTCTtcatcttctgcgagagctacGGTGGTAAAATGAGTGCCGAATTCGCTCGTGTCATAACAGAG gaaattgctGCTGGAAATTTGCGTTTGAATTTCCGTGGCGTTGCTCTCGGCGATTCATGGATCTCTGCCATGGATTATGTGAATAGTTGGGGCGAATTTCTTTATGCTAAC TCCTACTTGGATAGCAATCAGTTGGCCCGCGTAAACGCAGAGGCCAAAAACTGCCAAAAGAATGTTGACCAGAATCAATGGAAACAAGCCACCACATGTTGGGGAAATATGGAGGATCTTATCGGTGCG GAAACTGGTGGAGTGTCATGGTACAACATTCTGAAATACGGTGGACAGGATGACTGGTCcaaaaagcgaagaaagagGTCAACCTTTGCAGTAATGG ACCGACTCTTTAATCGCCACGTTGGTTTCTACCAGAAAGATGCGTTATCAAATTATATGGACACAACAGTTCGAGAGAAGCTGGGAATAATTCCGAACACTGTGAAATTTGGGG CGCAATCGAGTGCTGTGTTTAATATGCAATCGGAGGACTTTATGAAACCAAACTGGGATACTGTTGACGGCCTTCTAAACAACGGCACAAATGTTATCGTATACAATGGAAATCTGGATCTCATTTGCGATTCTATCG GAACTGAGATGTGGATGAACAGATTGACGTGGTCCGGGATGAAATCTTTCACTACTGCAACAAAAACGAAATTCAGCACTAAATCTTTTCCTCTAGCTGGCTTTAGAAAACGACACAACAACCTGTCATTTTATCTTATATTGAGGGGAGGACATATG GTTGCTTACGATACTCCTGAAGCAGCTATCCATGTGGTCGAACAAGTCATTAAAGACTACAGTTCATAG
- a CDS encoding hypothetical protein (NECATOR_CHRV.G18975.T1), translated as MAICTYNARTLASEAAIEDLMMQAKKIKYDVIELTDTRRCHPLNAVYETGEELFLGTCDSRGVGGVGVLVNTRTAKNIDSFEQLTTRIGRLRMKRCGPTPALTIFVAYAPTSSYEEEVEAFYMDLEKFYRKDHTFYKVIIGDFNGKVGPRRTSEELPIGRLGWHIGTNHGPKATL; from the coding sequence atggcgatctgtacttataacgcacgtacgctcgcatcggaagcggccatcgaagatctgatgatgcaagccaagaagatcaagtacgacgtcatcgaaCTGACCGATACGAGACGatgtcaccctctcaacgccgtatatgagactggagaagaactgttcttaggaacatgcgacagtagaggtgttggtggagttggcgtcctcgtcaacacgagaacggcaaagaacatcgactctttcgaacaacttacgacccgaatcggacgtctgcggatgaaaagatgtggtccaacaccagctttgactatcttcgtcgcttacgctccaacatcaagctacgaagaagaagtcgaagctttctatatggacctagagaagttctaccgaaaagatcataccttctacaaggtcattattggcgatttcaacggcaaagttggcccaagaagaacgtcGGAGGAACTTCCCATCGGGCGCCTCGGGTGGCACATAGGAACTAATcacggaccaaaagcgaccttatGA
- a CDS encoding hypothetical protein (NECATOR_CHRV.G18976.T1): MDNIDEEYDRLVEHLYDCTKKAESFKTTKRRLSLETLELIRQREAARAAGNQELTTIGHIQPVSKLIEVSREYKMPLCLTFIDLKKAFDSVETEGVVEALDNQGVPTQYIKVLRELYSNFTTGISPFYKNIIIDVKRGVR; this comes from the exons atggacaacatcgacgaggaatatgaccggcttgttgaacacctttacgactgcacgaagaaggctgagagttttaaaactacCAAGAGACgcttgtctcttgaaactcttgagctgatacgccagcgtgaagcagcacgagccgcagggaaccaagaactcac cacgattggcCACATTCAacctgtttcgaaactcatcgaggtatcacgagagtacaagatgccgctctgtctcaccttcatcgacttgaagaaggccttcgactcagttgaaaCGGAAggggtcgtggaagccttggacaaccaaggcgtccctactcagtacataaaggtacttcgagagttgtacagtaacttcacgaccggaatttcgccattctacaagaacatcatcattgacgtgaagaggggagtCCGATAG
- a CDS encoding hypothetical protein (NECATOR_CHRV.G18977.T1), which translates to MPLCLTFIDLKKAFDSVETEGVVEALDNQGVPTQYIKVLRELYSNFTTGISPFYKNIIIDVKRGVR; encoded by the coding sequence atgccgctctgtctcaccttcatcgacttgaagaaggccttcgactcagttgaaaCGGAAggggtcgtggaagccttggacaaccaaggcgtccctactcagtacataaaggtacttcgagagttgtacagtaacttcacgaccggaatttcgccattctacaagaacatcatcattgacgtgaagaggggagtCCGATAG
- a CDS encoding hypothetical protein (NECATOR_CHRV.G18978.T1) — MRKLESDDMGVKVDGRQLHHLRFVDDIVLITPCISQDEFDEKCRCIGLQLNLQKTMFMRNGWVSDDPFTLNGTNISECTSYVYLGRELNMMNDLTPELGRRRRAAWGAYKSIEVVVKKTRNTRLRAHLFNTTVLPALTYASETWTFRKQKENAVSVIERAIDRVMLGVSRFAQVRGGIRSSLLRQRSKIRDAAAFAKESKIRWAEHVMRFNDNRWTRAVSNWVPRDIKRTTGRPPTRWSDFFTKSFKEKYDALRVPRERRNHWATLARDRDKWKNYWRPLDQFEDQRESR; from the coding sequence atgcgaaagttggaatcggacgacatgggagtgaaggttgatggtcggcagctacaccatttgcgctttgttgATGACAtagtactgataacaccttgCATCAGCCAAgacgaattcgacgaaaaatGTAGATGCATCGGTCtccagctgaatctgcaaaagacgatgttcatgcggaacggatgggtctcggatgacccattcacgctcaacggaacgaacatatccgaatgcaccagctacgtttatctgggtcgggaactgaacatgatgaacgacctgacccccgaattgggcaggaggagacgagcggcttggggagcgtacaagagcatcgaggttgtggtgaagaagaccaggaacacccggctccgtgctcacctcttcaacaccaccgtacttcctgctttgacatatgcttcggaaacctggacatttcgcaagcagaaagaaaacgcggtgagcgtcattgaacgcgcaattgatagagtgatgctaggagtatcccgtttcgcGCAAGTGAGGggcgggattcgaagttctctcctacgtcagcgatcgaagattagagacgccgccgcgtttgccaaggaaagtaaaataaggtgggccgaacacgtgatgcgctttaatgacaaccgttggaccagagccgtgagcaactgggttccccgcgatattaagcgcactacaggaagaccgccgacccgatggtcagatttcttcacgaagtccttcaaagaaaaatatgatgctcttcgtgtcccacgcgaaaggaggaaccactgggctactctggcacgcgatcgggacaaatggaagaattactggcgcccgctcgaccagttcgaagatcaacgggagtcaaggtga
- a CDS encoding hypothetical protein (NECATOR_CHRV.G18979.T1) — protein sequence MAGSYIVLRAPSISQAERMLTEFDRTCGWSSAESAKDYSGHVEHVERSGSGAGEEETSGLGAYKSIEDVVKKTRNTRLRAHLFSTTVLSALT from the exons ATGGCTGGAAGCTACATCGTGCTGAGagcacctagcatcagccaagcggaacgaatgctgactgAATTCGACAGAACATGTGGatggtcttcagctgaatctgccaAAGACTAT TCGGGACATGTTGAACATGTTGAACGATCTGGCTCCGGAGCTGGggaggaggagacgagcggcttgggagcgtataagagcatcgaggatgtagtgaagaagaccaggaacacccggctccgtgctcacctcttcagcACCACTGTACTTTCTGCTTTGACATAA